Part of the Apodemus sylvaticus chromosome 15, mApoSyl1.1, whole genome shotgun sequence genome is shown below.
CCAAAGATCTTGATGCCTCAAAGGCTAGAAAGCAAGATGACCAGTGCTCTAAGCATGTCAACCACAGGAAGGTTTCCAGGTGTTTCCTTCCACTTCCAAATAGAAGTATTTGGATAAGAGGTTAAGAAGGGTCCCTCCAGCTGTCACACCGCATGAACCTAGGTTGACTTTTCTGAATCTGCTAGAGAATGTCTAAATTGAGGTGGCACCCCCTCCTAAATGCCATAGTCCCACAGGCTCCGTACAGCTGCTGTCACCCAACCTGTGCGCATCTGCTGAGAGCCATCCCTGGACCCCAGCCTCTGCCTCGCCCCTCAGAAATGCTAGCTTAGCGTCATGAATGAAGCGTGTTCTAAAGGGGTCAGTGTTGGGGTCAGTCTGAGTCTGGCTGCCTGTGACTTCGTCACCCATCAGTCAACTCTTTCCCCTGCTGTGTCATGTCCTCTTCAAGACCATAAAGACAGGGTAGGGAGGTCCACGTTGCTGCTGTCTGGAGGATGTAAACTTTGAGCCAATGGCTAGGTTTAGTCCCTGTGTCTGCTTCTCActagctgtgtgactttggacaAGTTACACAGTCTCCCCAGGCAGTGTTTTCCTAGCTCTGTGGTGACGGGTCATCTCACAGAGTACAGGATCCTGGAGAGAAGTAGCCCCTTCAGCATGGCATCCGGGACCTGCCATCTCTACAGACCCTCACACCGGCAGTGACGATGCTGATCCCATCAACGTGGCCACCCTGAGGTTGAGGTGAAAGTGAGAACCCGAGACTGGGAGCTGGGGGCCTGGACTCAGGCTCGCACTGTGCTGCTTGCTGGCGATGTGCTGTGGATTCTGACCCTGAGTCCCTCAGCCTTTGTTTCTGAGACACTGAGGGAAGAGCAGTCATGGTGAAGGTGCAGGGGCCAGGGCTGGCAGGCTCACTCGCCTCACACTGGGATAACTGTTTCCTTTCCCTTCACAGGCACACATTCTGGCAGTTCCGCCAGGAGAACCCCAACACCAGAGTCGGGGACCCACCGCCTGACGGACTTCCTGGCTTCAACAGTGGAGTGATGTTGCTGAACCTGGAGGCCATGCGCCAGTCTCCGCTCTACAGCCACCTGCTGGAGCCGGCCTGGGTACAGCAGCTTGCTGACAAGTACCACTTCCGGGGCCACCTGGGGGACCAGGACTTCTTCACCATGATTGGCATGGAGCACCCCGAACTCTTCCACGTGCTGGACTGCACCTGGAACCGGCAGTTGTGCACCTGGTGGCGGGACCATGGCTACAGCGATGTCTTCCAGGCATACTTTCGCTGTGAGGGCCACATCAAGATCTACCACGGGAACTGCAACACGCCCATCCCGGAGGACTAGGCACCAGCTTACCCACCATGCCAGTGCGGCTCCCGGGCTGGGGAAGAGAGACTCGGCTAGGACACCCTTAGGGGGCAGGTGCCGCAGACCTCCCTCCCAGCTGCTTCCTGCCCAGCCGCCATCCAAAGCAGCTCAGCTGAGCCCTGCTGCCGCCCGGGCTGTTCTCCTCCAGGGCGGCCTGAGGACAGACACAGGTGTCTTCCAGGAGGTGATTTTGCTAGACCAAGTATGCATTTCGAGCGGCCTCTGTACTGCTCTGTGAGAGCAGAGGCGGGTGCTGCTTGGCTCCAGGGAGCACTGGATGCCGAGTCAGGGTTtaacaagcagcccagggcctaaGCCTCCAAAGGAGTGCCACAGGCCCACATCCTTTCCCAGGAGGCTTTGCAGCTCCTCCGGATGTTCATGTTGCTTGGTGCCAGCCTCAAGAGCAGCGCCTCTTCAGATAGAGCCCGAGCACATGCTAATCCCGTGTTACAGCGTTCACAGGTCTTATCCCActacattccagagcccaccttCTCTCGTCTGTCTACCTGCCCAGGGTGGCCTGACTCCGCTAAGGAACCAAATCAAAGGACAGAGATCGGCCATGCCAAGGCATGCGCTAGATTCACGCCAAGGAGCAGCCTCAAGT
Proteins encoded:
- the Xxylt1 gene encoding xyloside xylosyltransferase 1 isoform X2, encoding MVMLKDWRFRRPCQQPCIPACSQARLQSQLLPLQVIFHDVAVLTDKLFPVVEAMQKHFSAGSGTYYSDSIFFLSVAMHQIMPKEILRIIQLDLDLKYKTNIRELFEEFDNFLPGAVIGIAREMQPVYRHTFWQFRQENPNTRVGDPPPDGLPGFNSGVMLLNLEAMRQSPLYSHLLEPAWVQQLADKYHFRGHLGDQDFFTMIGMEHPELFHVLDCTWNRQLCTWWRDHGYSDVFQAYFRCEGHIKIYHGNCNTPIPED